A genomic stretch from Chloroflexota bacterium includes:
- a CDS encoding zinc-ribbon domain containing protein, giving the protein MAYTDQVLTCADCGIDFVFSASEQEFFAQKGFTSAPKRCSSCRAQRRATGGGSSYAASGGGGYNGGGYSRGPREMFDAVCARCGKDTQVPFRPTGARPVYCSDCFRLMRG; this is encoded by the coding sequence GTGGCCTACACCGATCAGGTGCTCACCTGTGCGGACTGCGGAATCGACTTCGTCTTCTCCGCGTCTGAGCAGGAATTCTTTGCGCAGAAGGGGTTCACCTCTGCGCCCAAGCGCTGCTCCTCGTGTCGAGCGCAGCGGCGTGCCACGGGCGGCGGCAGCAGCTACGCGGCGAGCGGCGGCGGCGGCTACAACGGCGGCGGCTACAGCCGCGGTCCGCGCGAGATGTTCGATGCGGTCTGCGCGCGCTGCGGCAAGGACACGCAGGTCCCCTTCCGCCCAACCGGTGCGCGCCCGGTCTACTGCAGCGACTGCTTCCGGCTGATGCGCGGCTAG
- a CDS encoding transketolase: MDDRASWAELAAQLRVDSIRSSSAAGSGHPTSSMSAADLMAVLLSKYLHYDFEAPEDPCNDHLILSKGHASPLLYAAYKAAGAITDAEMLTFRRAGSRIEGHPTPVLPWVDVATGSLGQGLPIAVGVALAGKLLDRLPYRVWCICGDSEMAEGSIWEAFESAAFRGLANLTAIVDVNRLGQTGETMHGWDLDLFSARARAFGWHAIEIDGHDLGAIDGAYAEALGVDDRPTVVLARTEKGHGVAAVANKNGFHGKPLADPDVAIAELGGIRNLSVAVAKPSGPADPHRFPASGELHLPEYEVGSKEATRKAYGDALVALGAARGDVVALDGEVGNSTYSEEFAAAYPERFIQCYIAEQQMVAMAVGLQVRGWRPYAATFAAFLSRAYDFVRMAAVSRADIVLTGSHAGVSIGEDGPSQMALEDIASMRAVYGSTVLYPSDANQTAALLAKVLHRKGIVFIRTTREKVPVLYPSTEPFEIGGSRVVRQTDADRVTLVGAGITLHEAISAAELLAAEGIAARVIDCYSVKPIDAATLRAAAAETGGIITIEDHWPEGGLGDAVLEVFAADSVRPRIVKLAVRHMPGSATPAEQLAMAGIDAAHIAAAARDLVQEIR; the protein is encoded by the coding sequence ATGGACGATCGAGCATCCTGGGCCGAGCTCGCTGCGCAGCTCCGCGTCGACTCGATCCGCTCCAGTTCGGCGGCGGGCTCGGGGCACCCGACCAGCTCGATGTCGGCGGCCGACCTCATGGCGGTGCTGCTCTCGAAGTACCTGCACTACGACTTCGAGGCGCCCGAGGATCCGTGCAACGACCATCTGATCCTGAGCAAGGGTCACGCCTCGCCGCTGCTGTACGCCGCATACAAGGCGGCCGGCGCCATCACGGACGCCGAGATGCTCACCTTCCGCAGGGCCGGCAGCCGCATCGAGGGGCATCCGACTCCCGTGCTGCCGTGGGTCGACGTGGCCACCGGCTCGCTGGGACAGGGGCTGCCGATCGCGGTTGGCGTGGCACTTGCCGGCAAGCTGCTGGACCGGCTCCCGTACCGGGTCTGGTGCATCTGCGGCGACTCGGAGATGGCGGAGGGCTCCATCTGGGAGGCGTTCGAGTCAGCCGCATTCCGCGGCCTCGCCAACCTGACCGCGATCGTCGACGTCAATCGGCTGGGCCAGACCGGCGAGACGATGCACGGCTGGGACCTTGATCTTTTCTCCGCGAGGGCGCGCGCCTTCGGCTGGCATGCGATCGAGATCGACGGCCACGACCTTGGCGCCATCGACGGAGCGTACGCCGAGGCGCTTGGCGTGGACGACAGGCCGACCGTCGTGCTGGCGCGCACCGAGAAGGGCCACGGGGTGGCCGCGGTCGCCAACAAGAACGGGTTTCACGGCAAGCCGCTCGCCGACCCCGACGTGGCGATCGCGGAGCTGGGCGGGATCCGCAACCTGAGCGTCGCCGTCGCCAAGCCGAGCGGGCCGGCCGACCCGCACCGATTCCCGGCGAGCGGGGAGCTGCACCTGCCGGAGTACGAAGTCGGCAGCAAGGAGGCCACGCGCAAGGCCTACGGCGACGCGCTGGTCGCACTCGGGGCAGCGCGTGGCGACGTGGTGGCGCTCGACGGCGAGGTCGGCAACTCGACCTACTCCGAGGAGTTCGCGGCCGCGTACCCAGAACGCTTCATCCAGTGCTACATCGCCGAGCAGCAGATGGTTGCGATGGCGGTTGGCCTCCAGGTGCGCGGCTGGCGCCCGTACGCCGCGACCTTCGCGGCGTTCCTGTCGCGCGCCTACGACTTTGTACGCATGGCCGCGGTCAGCCGGGCCGACATCGTGCTGACCGGCTCGCACGCGGGGGTGAGCATCGGTGAGGACGGGCCCTCGCAGATGGCGCTCGAGGACATCGCCTCGATGCGGGCGGTATACGGCAGCACGGTCCTCTATCCATCGGACGCCAACCAGACCGCCGCCCTGTTGGCCAAAGTCCTCCACCGCAAGGGGATCGTCTTCATCCGTACCACCCGCGAGAAGGTGCCGGTCCTGTATCCGTCGACTGAGCCATTCGAGATCGGCGGCAGCCGGGTCGTCCGCCAGACCGATGCCGACCGGGTCACCCTGGTCGGGGCGGGGATCACGCTGCACGAGGCCATCTCGGCGGCTGAGCTGCTGGCAGCCGAGGGGATTGCCGCTCGGGTCATCGACTGCTACTCGGTGAAGCCGATCGACGCCGCCACGCTGCGGGCCGCCGCTGCGGAGACCGGCGGCATCATCACCATCGAGGACCATTGGCCGGAGGGCGGGCTCGGCGACGCGGTGCTCGAGGTCTTCGCCGCCGACTCCGTCCGTCCACGCATCGTCAAGCTGGCAGTTCGCCACATGCCCGGGTCGGCGACGCCGGCCGAGCAGCTCGCCATGGCCGGTATCGATGCCGCCCACATCGCCGCCGCTGCCCGAGACCTCGTACAGGAGATCCGATGA
- the tal gene encoding transaldolase, with protein MNTLQRLHAEQDQSPWIDFIDRQLIDSGKLAERVEMGIRGLTSNPTIFGKAVASGQYDDLIRREIAAGHDAREIFEEIEVADCGDAADILRPVYDKADGADGFVSIEVEPDLAEDSESTLERARHLWGRLARPNVFIKIPATPAGLPAIESAIAEGININITLMFSVDVYRDVARAYIAGLRHRRDAGGEIGRVASVASFFVSRVDTKVDKALDAIGTPAALAARGQAAIANAKLAYHAYKEIFEGGEFDDLAAAGARVQRCLWASTSTKNPAYRDVMYAEELIGPKTVDTLPTETIEAFLDHGVVSRTLDVGLDEAIAAIRAVEALGIPMATVTDELIVEGVASFTKSFEELMGVIDAQRKALAPA; from the coding sequence ATGAACACACTGCAACGGCTGCATGCCGAGCAGGACCAGAGCCCGTGGATCGACTTCATCGACCGTCAGCTGATCGACAGCGGGAAGCTGGCCGAGCGAGTCGAGATGGGGATCCGTGGCCTCACCAGCAACCCGACCATCTTCGGGAAGGCGGTCGCCAGCGGCCAGTACGACGACCTGATTCGCCGCGAGATTGCCGCCGGCCACGACGCACGAGAGATCTTCGAGGAGATCGAAGTCGCCGATTGCGGCGACGCGGCCGATATCCTGCGGCCCGTCTACGACAAGGCGGATGGCGCCGACGGGTTCGTCTCGATCGAGGTCGAGCCGGACCTCGCCGAGGACTCGGAATCAACGCTGGAACGGGCGCGGCATCTGTGGGGCCGCCTGGCGCGCCCCAACGTCTTCATCAAGATCCCTGCCACCCCGGCTGGTCTGCCCGCCATCGAGTCGGCGATCGCCGAGGGGATCAACATCAACATCACGCTGATGTTCAGCGTGGACGTCTACCGGGACGTGGCCCGTGCGTACATCGCCGGATTGCGACACCGGCGCGATGCCGGTGGGGAGATTGGGCGGGTGGCATCGGTCGCGTCGTTCTTCGTGAGCCGGGTCGACACCAAGGTCGACAAGGCGCTCGACGCGATCGGCACGCCGGCCGCCCTGGCGGCACGCGGACAGGCTGCCATCGCCAACGCGAAGCTCGCGTATCACGCCTACAAGGAGATCTTCGAGGGGGGAGAGTTCGACGACCTGGCGGCTGCCGGGGCCCGGGTGCAGCGCTGCCTGTGGGCGAGCACCTCGACCAAGAACCCCGCCTACCGCGACGTCATGTACGCCGAGGAGCTGATCGGTCCCAAGACGGTTGACACGCTGCCGACCGAGACGATCGAGGCCTTCCTCGATCACGGCGTGGTGAGCCGCACTCTGGACGTGGGCCTGGATGAGGCCATCGCGGCGATTCGCGCGGTGGAGGCGCTCGGGATCCCGATGGCGACCGTCACCGATGAGCTGATCGTCGAGGGCGTGGCTTCCTTCACGAAATCGTTCGAGGAGCTGATGGGCGTCATCGACGCGCAGCGCAAGGCGCTCGCTCCGGCGTGA
- the gnd gene encoding decarboxylating 6-phosphogluconate dehydrogenase: protein MPRLASRHAPDGAAIGKQTIEEEMQVAIAGLGRIGAGMARRLARNGHDVIAWNRTAAVATALAAEPENGGHVTVAESLEAIAALMSAPRHVAVSVPSGDATGELVEHLAGVLEAGDVIIDAGNSNFHDSQQRFAQLEARGIEFLDMGVSGGIWGVQVGFCAMVGGKREVFDRFEPAVKSLAPEGGYLYCGPSGAGHYVKMVHNGIEYGLMQAYGEGFDILHASEFEIDLAAVSRLWNNGSVIRSWLLELAGDAFDKEGNDLADIRGFVADSGEGRWTVADAIEHDVPAPIITLSLLQRLRSRRDPDSFSDRVLAALRNEFGGHAVKSSDEGS, encoded by the coding sequence ATGCCACGCTTGGCGAGCCGGCACGCGCCTGACGGCGCGGCCATAGGAAAGCAGACGATCGAGGAAGAGATGCAGGTCGCGATTGCAGGGCTGGGGCGGATCGGCGCAGGGATGGCCCGGCGCCTCGCGCGCAACGGACATGATGTGATTGCCTGGAATCGCACTGCGGCGGTGGCCACCGCCCTGGCCGCAGAACCGGAAAACGGCGGCCACGTGACGGTCGCCGAATCGCTCGAGGCCATCGCGGCACTCATGAGCGCCCCACGACACGTCGCCGTCAGCGTTCCTTCCGGCGATGCGACTGGCGAGCTGGTGGAGCACCTGGCCGGCGTCCTGGAGGCCGGTGACGTCATCATCGACGCCGGCAACAGCAACTTCCACGATTCGCAGCAGCGCTTCGCGCAGCTCGAGGCACGTGGCATCGAGTTCCTGGACATGGGCGTCAGCGGCGGCATCTGGGGCGTGCAGGTCGGCTTCTGCGCCATGGTCGGCGGCAAGCGCGAGGTCTTTGACCGCTTCGAGCCGGCCGTGAAGTCACTGGCCCCAGAGGGCGGCTACCTGTACTGCGGACCGTCGGGGGCGGGCCACTACGTGAAGATGGTGCACAACGGGATCGAGTACGGCCTGATGCAGGCATACGGCGAAGGATTCGACATCCTGCACGCGTCCGAGTTCGAGATCGACCTCGCGGCCGTCTCGCGCCTGTGGAACAACGGGTCGGTGATCCGCTCCTGGCTGCTCGAGCTGGCGGGTGACGCATTCGATAAGGAGGGCAACGACCTCGCCGACATCCGCGGCTTTGTCGCCGATTCGGGTGAAGGGCGCTGGACGGTGGCCGATGCGATCGAGCACGACGTGCCGGCCCCGATCATCACCCTCTCGCTGCTCCAGCGCCTCCGCAGCCGGCGCGACCCGGACAGCTTTAGCGATCGGGTCCTGGCCGCGCTGCGCAACGAGTTCGGCGGGCACGCGGTCAAGTCCTCGGACGAGGGCTCCTGA
- the zwf gene encoding glucose-6-phosphate dehydrogenase has protein sequence MTIRSELDDKAPSRPASARNPLRAGLRLERMPEPCTMVIIGATGDLTERKLAPALYNLMLGGALPPEFTVVGFARRDLSVDDFRAHLRKGIDKYSRNRPIKASIWESFSAGIEYQRGEFHHPEAWAALAKKLERIDRDRGTSGNRLFYLAVPPALHAEIVRQIGAAGLSGTGSGTAPRYRGWSRVIVEKPFGFDLPSARKLNRELREVFDEEQIFRIDHYLGKETVQNLSVFRFGNGLFEPIWNRRYIDSVQITVAETVGIEGRGESYDETGALRDIVQNHVLQLMAVFAMEPPIEFRAVDLRDEKVKVLRAVKRMSPAEVEASTIRGQYVSGWVEGEKVPAFREEPEVPPNSECETYVALKLAIESWRWAGVPFYVRTGKALATRVTEIAVQFKQAPLALFSRAGAAPMEPNILAIRVQPDEGILLRFGAKVPGPGLQIRGVNMDFRYGSSFAVDSPDAYETLLLDCMIGDASLFTRDDEVERAWEILDPMLEAWASGEGGRLHFYPAGSWGPAAADELLERDGRAWRRP, from the coding sequence ATGACGATCCGCAGCGAATTGGACGACAAGGCACCCTCGCGGCCGGCGAGCGCACGCAACCCCCTTCGAGCGGGCCTGCGGCTCGAGCGAATGCCGGAGCCCTGCACCATGGTCATCATCGGCGCCACCGGCGACCTCACCGAACGCAAGCTGGCCCCCGCCCTATACAACCTGATGCTGGGCGGCGCCCTGCCGCCCGAATTCACGGTTGTGGGCTTCGCGCGGCGCGACCTCAGCGTAGACGATTTCCGCGCCCATCTGCGCAAGGGGATCGACAAGTACAGCCGCAACCGCCCGATCAAGGCATCGATCTGGGAGTCGTTCAGCGCCGGGATCGAATACCAGCGCGGCGAATTCCACCACCCGGAGGCGTGGGCTGCGCTGGCGAAGAAGCTGGAGCGGATCGATCGCGATCGGGGAACCTCCGGCAACCGCCTCTTCTACCTGGCGGTGCCGCCTGCCCTGCACGCCGAGATCGTGCGCCAGATCGGTGCAGCCGGACTCTCCGGAACGGGGAGCGGGACCGCCCCGCGCTATCGCGGCTGGTCAAGGGTGATCGTCGAGAAGCCGTTCGGGTTCGACCTGCCGAGCGCCAGGAAGCTCAACCGGGAGCTGCGCGAGGTCTTCGACGAGGAGCAGATCTTCAGGATCGATCACTACCTGGGCAAGGAGACGGTCCAGAACCTGTCGGTCTTCCGCTTCGGCAACGGCCTGTTCGAGCCGATCTGGAATCGACGCTACATCGACTCGGTCCAGATCACCGTCGCGGAGACGGTCGGGATCGAGGGTCGCGGCGAGTCGTACGACGAGACCGGGGCCCTGCGCGACATCGTGCAGAACCACGTCCTGCAGCTGATGGCCGTCTTCGCCATGGAGCCGCCGATCGAGTTCAGGGCGGTTGACCTGCGCGACGAGAAGGTGAAGGTGCTGCGCGCGGTGAAGCGGATGTCGCCGGCCGAGGTCGAGGCATCCACCATTCGCGGCCAATACGTGTCGGGCTGGGTGGAGGGTGAGAAGGTCCCCGCCTTCCGAGAGGAGCCCGAGGTTCCACCGAACTCGGAGTGCGAGACATACGTCGCCCTCAAGCTGGCGATCGAGTCGTGGCGATGGGCCGGCGTGCCCTTCTACGTTCGAACCGGCAAGGCGCTCGCCACGCGCGTGACCGAGATCGCGGTCCAGTTCAAGCAGGCACCGCTCGCCCTCTTCTCGCGCGCCGGCGCCGCGCCCATGGAGCCGAACATCCTGGCCATCCGCGTCCAGCCGGACGAGGGGATCCTGCTGCGCTTCGGCGCCAAGGTGCCGGGTCCCGGGCTCCAGATCCGGGGCGTGAACATGGACTTCCGATACGGGTCGAGCTTCGCGGTGGACTCACCGGATGCGTATGAGACGCTCCTGCTCGACTGCATGATCGGCGACGCGTCCCTGTTCACGCGCGACGACGAGGTGGAGCGCGCCTGGGAGATCCTGGATCCAATGTTGGAGGCATGGGCGTCGGGCGAGGGGGGCCGCCTGCACTTCTACCCGGCGGGGAGCTGGGGTCCGGCGGCCGCCGACGAGCTGCTCGAGCGCGACGGACGGGCATGGCGGCGACCGTAG
- a CDS encoding glucose-6-phosphate dehydrogenase assembly protein OpcA has protein sequence MAATVGRSTAARRALAVHRHLMRFGEAESTVAEPWIERGTTVQAIAAHLAQLWTSPASGDDPRVTEKGMSHARASVLNLIVMVPEEASATRVVETMIGLGVRHPSRAIVLAADPKAGGPALSASITAHCHAGPEGAGPICFEVVVLTVHGQAAEHLSGIVAPLLIHDLPTHIWWPGDPPFADPIFDQLVEMGDRVVVDSDEFGDLLHGLRRLTTLRRRSGVGDLAWRRLAWWQELTAEFFDAPRFRRYLPNLNRLVIRYAIRPKHGPRHRRRRPRGALHNPSNVASPLAGPMLYAGWIASRIEWRRYSTTLPLADGRLRLKLEGRHEMVDLQIEPFETDALPPGELVAVRLKAFGETGAAEFIIERSADEAVVASNADGMTALLRRMPMELPTESELLAADLVMDQHDAVYEAAVRAAAVFLASARQVDLAG, from the coding sequence ATGGCGGCGACCGTAGGGCGCTCGACCGCCGCGCGGCGTGCGCTGGCGGTCCACCGCCACCTGATGCGCTTCGGCGAGGCTGAATCGACCGTCGCCGAGCCATGGATCGAGCGCGGCACGACCGTGCAGGCCATTGCCGCCCATCTGGCGCAACTGTGGACCAGCCCGGCCAGCGGCGATGACCCCAGGGTCACCGAGAAGGGGATGTCGCATGCTCGTGCATCGGTGCTGAACCTGATCGTGATGGTGCCCGAAGAGGCATCCGCCACCCGCGTGGTGGAGACGATGATCGGCCTCGGCGTCCGCCACCCGTCTCGCGCGATCGTGCTGGCCGCGGATCCGAAGGCGGGCGGGCCGGCGTTGAGCGCCAGCATCACCGCCCACTGTCACGCTGGGCCGGAGGGCGCGGGCCCGATCTGCTTCGAGGTGGTGGTGCTCACCGTTCACGGCCAGGCAGCCGAGCACCTCTCCGGGATCGTCGCTCCGCTCCTGATCCACGACCTGCCGACCCACATCTGGTGGCCGGGCGATCCACCCTTCGCCGACCCGATTTTCGACCAGCTGGTCGAGATGGGCGACCGCGTGGTGGTCGACAGCGATGAATTCGGCGATCTGCTGCACGGCTTGCGGCGCTTGACGACCCTTCGTCGCCGAAGCGGGGTCGGGGACCTCGCCTGGCGCCGGCTGGCCTGGTGGCAGGAGCTGACCGCCGAGTTCTTCGACGCACCGCGCTTCCGTCGCTACCTGCCCAACCTGAACCGCCTGGTGATCCGCTACGCGATTCGGCCGAAGCACGGGCCGCGGCACCGGCGGCGGCGGCCCAGGGGCGCTCTGCACAACCCCTCGAACGTTGCCTCGCCGCTGGCCGGACCGATGCTCTACGCGGGTTGGATCGCGTCGCGCATCGAGTGGCGTCGCTATTCGACGACCCTGCCGCTGGCGGATGGTCGTCTGCGGCTCAAGCTCGAGGGTCGTCACGAAATGGTCGACCTGCAGATCGAGCCGTTCGAGACCGATGCACTGCCGCCGGGCGAGCTGGTGGCGGTCCGTCTGAAGGCGTTCGGCGAGACGGGCGCCGCGGAGTTCATCATCGAACGATCGGCCGACGAGGCGGTCGTGGCGTCGAATGCCGACGGCATGACCGCCCTGCTGCGCCGCATGCCGATGGAGCTGCCGACCGAGTCCGAGCTGCTGGCAGCAGACCTGGTGATGGACCAGCACGACGCGGTGTACGAGGCCGCAGTCCGAGCCGCCGCCGTCTTCCTCGCCTCGGCGCGGCAGGTCGACCTGGCGGGGTGA
- the pgl gene encoding 6-phosphogluconolactonase has translation MILPSPAALAEAAADRVVAAARNAIRRRGRCLLALSGGSTPRLVYPLLASRPRINSVDWSRVEFFWGDERAVPPDDPESNFGVARGLLLDHLPGVQPAAVHRMPADVLDRDAAAARYEAELGSASAVPPGTSRRPRFDLIWLGMGPDGHTASLFPRAPILAERRRWVMPATAPPALAVAGRMTFTLPLINAARAVLVVVAGPDKAAALQSVRSGSRELPAGRVRARSTLWLVDALAAGEAAPR, from the coding sequence ATGATCCTGCCCAGTCCGGCCGCGCTCGCGGAGGCGGCGGCCGACCGCGTCGTGGCGGCGGCCCGCAACGCGATCCGGCGCCGGGGTCGCTGCCTGCTGGCCCTGTCGGGAGGCTCGACCCCGCGCCTCGTCTACCCGCTGCTGGCGTCCCGGCCGCGGATCAACTCGGTCGACTGGTCGCGCGTCGAGTTCTTCTGGGGCGACGAGCGCGCCGTCCCACCTGACGACCCCGAATCGAACTTCGGCGTGGCACGCGGGCTGCTGCTCGACCATCTGCCCGGCGTGCAGCCTGCGGCGGTTCACCGCATGCCGGCCGACGTCTTGGACCGCGATGCCGCCGCTGCGCGCTATGAGGCTGAGTTGGGCAGCGCCTCCGCAGTGCCGCCGGGCACTTCCCGCCGGCCCAGGTTCGACCTCATCTGGCTGGGGATGGGGCCCGACGGGCACACCGCCTCGCTCTTCCCGCGCGCGCCGATCCTGGCCGAGCGCCGGCGCTGGGTGATGCCTGCCACGGCCCCTCCCGCGTTGGCGGTGGCGGGCCGCATGACCTTCACCCTTCCGCTCATCAACGCCGCCCGCGCCGTGCTGGTCGTGGTGGCCGGCCCGGACAAGGCCGCGGCGCTGCAGTCGGTGCGCTCGGGTTCTCGCGAACTGCCCGCGGGGCGCGTTCGGGCGAGGTCGACGCTCTGGCTGGTGGACGCCCTCGCGGCCGGTGAGGCGGCTCCGAGATGA
- a CDS encoding thioredoxin family protein, whose amino-acid sequence MRVELLYSDADPNYMTARQRLVEVLTEDAFETPIQMIAVKTEEDAELLAFPGSPTIRIDDVDIHPSGIGETGLRLRSYPTDDDHEGPLSESVPGKRLIRRAVERARGWGHGRGG is encoded by the coding sequence ATGCGCGTCGAGCTTCTCTACTCCGATGCCGACCCGAACTACATGACCGCTCGCCAGCGGCTCGTGGAGGTGCTCACCGAGGATGCCTTCGAGACGCCGATCCAGATGATCGCCGTCAAGACGGAGGAGGACGCCGAGCTCCTTGCCTTTCCCGGCTCGCCCACGATTCGCATCGACGATGTGGACATCCATCCCTCGGGCATCGGTGAGACCGGCCTTCGGCTCCGCAGCTACCCAACTGACGACGATCACGAGGGTCCCCTGAGCGAGTCGGTGCCCGGCAAGCGCCTCATCCGTCGAGCGGTTGAACGGGCCCGGGGTTGGGGCCACGGGCGCGGGGGGTAG
- the cysS gene encoding cysteine--tRNA ligase, with protein sequence MHPIRLHNSLTRRVDALEPIAPGRVTIYACGSTVYRYAHIGNLRTYLFGDLLRRTLQYLGYDVVYVKNITDVGHMRETGEDPILLAAEVEGKTPREIADFYTDAWLEDERLLNIAPADVMPRATDHIPEMLELTSTLLSKGLAYEVEGNVYFDVSAFPAYGQLSGQRIEEMRAGHRVDIEPDKHDPEDFALWKRAEPGRLMTWPSPWGDGFPGWHIECSAMSMKYLGERFDIHTGGIDLKFPHHEDEIAQSEGTTGHQVVSVWMHGEFLTLDDAKMARSVGNVIRVTDLPSKGFQPLDFRYLALTAHYRSKLDFTEDAMHAAAAGLRRLRKAVSEGVETGPEPDLADEPVAGHRARFVEAISDDLAMPKAIAVAHAVAADDDLAPAARRALLLDFDRVLGLDLDAPAEAAGGELPAGAAELLERRAAARAAGDYGTSDALRSELSEMGVDVRDTPAGQVATNRR encoded by the coding sequence ATGCACCCGATCCGCCTCCACAACTCGCTGACTCGACGGGTCGACGCTCTCGAGCCGATCGCCCCGGGGCGCGTCACGATTTACGCCTGCGGCAGCACGGTCTACCGCTACGCCCACATCGGAAACCTGAGGACCTACCTCTTCGGCGACCTGCTGCGCCGCACCCTGCAATACCTCGGGTACGACGTGGTGTACGTCAAGAACATCACCGATGTCGGGCACATGCGGGAGACGGGCGAGGACCCGATCCTCCTCGCGGCCGAGGTGGAGGGGAAGACGCCACGCGAGATCGCGGACTTCTACACGGATGCGTGGCTCGAGGACGAGCGACTCCTGAACATCGCGCCGGCTGACGTGATGCCAAGAGCGACCGATCACATCCCCGAGATGCTCGAGCTGACCTCAACTCTGCTGAGCAAGGGACTGGCCTACGAGGTGGAGGGGAATGTCTACTTCGACGTCTCCGCGTTCCCGGCCTATGGTCAGCTCTCCGGGCAGCGGATCGAGGAGATGCGGGCCGGTCATCGCGTCGATATCGAGCCCGATAAGCACGACCCCGAGGACTTCGCACTCTGGAAGCGAGCGGAGCCAGGTCGCCTCATGACGTGGCCGTCACCCTGGGGCGACGGCTTCCCGGGCTGGCACATCGAGTGCTCGGCGATGAGCATGAAGTACCTGGGTGAGCGGTTCGACATCCACACCGGCGGCATCGACCTCAAGTTCCCGCACCACGAGGACGAGATCGCGCAGAGCGAAGGGACGACGGGTCACCAGGTGGTGAGTGTCTGGATGCACGGCGAATTCCTGACGCTCGACGACGCCAAGATGGCCCGCAGCGTGGGGAACGTGATCCGCGTCACCGACCTCCCTTCCAAGGGCTTTCAGCCGCTCGACTTCCGATACCTGGCCCTGACCGCCCACTATCGGTCCAAGCTCGACTTCACCGAGGACGCGATGCACGCGGCAGCAGCCGGGCTGCGCCGCCTTCGCAAGGCCGTGTCGGAGGGTGTCGAGACCGGGCCCGAGCCGGATCTCGCGGACGAGCCGGTGGCGGGCCACCGCGCCCGTTTCGTGGAGGCAATCAGCGACGACCTGGCAATGCCGAAGGCGATTGCGGTCGCCCACGCGGTCGCGGCGGACGACGATCTTGCGCCGGCCGCCCGGCGAGCGCTGCTCCTGGACTTCGATCGGGTGCTGGGCCTGGACCTGGATGCCCCGGCCGAGGCCGCGGGTGGGGAGCTGCCCGCCGGCGCAGCCGAACTGCTCGAGCGGCGAGCGGCAGCGCGTGCCGCGGGAGACTACGGAACGTCCGACGCGCTGCGCTCCGAGCTCTCTGAGATGGGGGTCGATGTTCGCGACACGCCAGCGGGACAAGTCGCCACCAACCGCCGGTAA